A section of the Pseudomonas flavescens genome encodes:
- a CDS encoding CaiB/BaiF CoA transferase family protein encodes MNNNNTQPRPLDGITVVSLEHAIAAPFCTRQLADMGARVIKVERPGSGDFARGYDERVNGLASHFVWTNRSKESLTLDLKQDDAGEVLDSLLAKADVLVQNLAPGAAARMGLSFEALHERFPRLIVCDISGYGEGGSYEKKKAYDLLIQSEGGFLSVTGGAGDDQLAKAGCSIADIAAGMYAYSNILSALLLRGRTGLGSRIDVSMLESLVEWMGYPLYYAYDGATPPPRAGAAHSTIYPYGPFPAGDGGTVMLGLQNEREWQAFCERVLLQPELAADERFSANFKRSANREALRSIIVETFAALSAEQVIERLEQAQIANAHVNDMAGVWAHPQLKARDRWRQVNSPAGSLPALLPPGSNSAFTPRMDAVPALGEHTEALLAELGYSDSAIAGLKVSGAI; translated from the coding sequence ATGAATAACAACAATACGCAGCCCCGGCCATTGGACGGCATCACCGTGGTCAGCCTGGAGCACGCCATCGCGGCGCCGTTCTGCACCCGTCAGCTCGCCGACATGGGCGCCCGGGTGATCAAGGTCGAGCGCCCCGGCAGTGGTGATTTCGCCCGCGGTTACGACGAGCGGGTCAATGGCCTGGCGTCGCACTTCGTGTGGACCAACCGTTCCAAGGAGAGCCTGACCCTCGACCTCAAGCAGGACGATGCCGGTGAGGTGCTCGACAGCCTGCTGGCAAAGGCCGACGTACTGGTGCAGAACCTCGCACCCGGCGCGGCGGCGCGCATGGGCCTGTCGTTCGAGGCGCTGCATGAGCGCTTCCCGAGGCTGATCGTCTGCGACATTTCCGGCTACGGCGAAGGCGGCAGCTACGAGAAGAAGAAGGCCTACGACCTGCTGATCCAGAGCGAGGGGGGCTTCCTGTCGGTCACTGGCGGGGCAGGCGACGACCAACTGGCCAAGGCCGGGTGCTCCATCGCCGATATCGCCGCTGGCATGTATGCCTACAGCAACATTCTTTCGGCCCTGCTGCTGCGCGGCAGGACCGGTCTGGGCAGCCGCATCGATGTGAGCATGCTCGAGAGCCTGGTCGAGTGGATGGGGTATCCCCTGTATTACGCGTACGACGGCGCCACGCCGCCGCCGCGTGCCGGGGCCGCCCACTCGACCATCTATCCCTACGGCCCGTTTCCCGCTGGCGACGGCGGCACGGTGATGCTCGGCCTGCAGAACGAGCGCGAATGGCAGGCTTTCTGCGAGCGAGTGCTGTTGCAGCCGGAGCTGGCCGCAGACGAGCGCTTTTCGGCCAACTTCAAACGTTCGGCCAATCGGGAAGCGCTGCGCTCGATCATCGTCGAGACCTTCGCCGCGCTGAGTGCCGAACAGGTGATCGAACGGCTGGAACAGGCACAGATCGCCAACGCCCATGTCAATGACATGGCTGGCGTCTGGGCGCATCCGCAGCTCAAGGCCCGTGACCGCTGGCGCCAGGTGAACAGCCCGGCAGGCAGCCTGCCCGCGCTGCTGCCGCCTGGCAGCAACAGCGCCTTCACGCCGCGGATGGATGCGGTGCCCGCGCTGGGCGAGCACACCGAAGCCTTGTTGGCCGAGCTGGGATATAGCGATTCCGCGATAGCGGGCCTGAAGGTCAGCGGCGCGATTTGA
- a CDS encoding HpcH/HpaI aldolase/citrate lyase family protein, translating to MTRQTIRSALFVPGSRPDRFAKALASGADTVIVDFEDAVEEPLKRQARENLGVFLAANPEARLRVRVNSPEHAEHEADLDFCAAHAGVIGVLLPKVESAAQSERAAATGKPVWPIIESARGLHDLPAIASAAGVERLSFGGLDLGLDLGLNSGTPAAERMLDQARYAILLHSRLANLAAPLDSVFPAIQDQAGLDRASRDARDMGFGGLLCIHPSQVAVVHRALAPSAEELAWARRVLQAGEGGDGVFVVDGQMVDAPVVGRARRIAERAGAAD from the coding sequence ATGACCAGACAAACCATCCGTAGCGCCTTGTTCGTACCGGGTAGCCGGCCTGATCGCTTCGCCAAGGCACTGGCCAGCGGTGCCGACACGGTCATCGTCGATTTCGAAGATGCTGTCGAAGAACCGCTCAAACGCCAGGCCCGTGAAAACCTCGGGGTGTTCCTGGCAGCCAACCCAGAAGCGCGCCTGAGAGTGCGGGTCAACTCGCCCGAGCATGCCGAGCATGAGGCCGATCTTGACTTCTGCGCCGCCCATGCGGGCGTCATCGGCGTGCTGCTGCCCAAGGTGGAAAGCGCGGCGCAGAGCGAGCGCGCTGCCGCAACTGGCAAGCCGGTCTGGCCGATCATCGAAAGCGCCCGTGGTCTGCATGACCTGCCAGCCATCGCCAGTGCGGCAGGTGTGGAGCGATTGTCGTTCGGCGGTCTGGATCTGGGCCTCGACCTCGGCCTGAACAGCGGTACGCCAGCGGCCGAGCGCATGCTCGATCAGGCGCGCTACGCGATCCTGCTGCACAGCCGTCTGGCCAATCTGGCCGCTCCGCTGGATAGCGTGTTCCCGGCGATCCAGGATCAGGCCGGCCTCGACCGCGCCAGCCGCGATGCTCGCGACATGGGGTTCGGTGGGCTGCTGTGCATCCACCCTAGCCAGGTCGCCGTGGTACACCGGGCGTTGGCGCCTTCGGCCGAGGAACTGGCCTGGGCGCGCCGGGTGCTGCAGGCCGGCGAGGGGGGCGACGGTGTTTTCGTGGTCGACGGACAGATGGTCGATGCACCGGTGGTCGGCCGCGCCAGACGCATCGCCGAGCGTGCCGGGGCAGCGGACTAG
- a CDS encoding TRAP transporter substrate-binding protein codes for MLKLSLKALVCAVSLSVVGALHAADPISIKFAHVVAEHTPKGQGALLFKKLAEERLPGRVKVEVYPNSSLFGDGKEMEALLLGDVQLLAPSLAKFEHYAKPIQIYDLPFLFDNMEAVDRFQASEQGKALLTSMEGKGITGLAYWHNGLKQLSSNKAMHEPKDARGLKFRVQASAVLDEQFKVLRAAPRKMSFAEVYQGLQTGVVNGTENTWSNYFSQKVHEVQPFFTESNHGLIDYMVITNTKFWNSLPEDVRSELDTIMVEVTAEVNRQADELNKEARAAIVKAGTSEIIQLTPEQREQWREAMRPVWKKFESDIGADLIKAAEASNQAQ; via the coding sequence ATGCTCAAGCTATCCCTCAAGGCGCTGGTCTGCGCTGTGTCGCTTTCCGTGGTTGGCGCGTTGCACGCTGCTGATCCCATAAGCATCAAGTTCGCCCACGTGGTTGCCGAGCACACGCCCAAGGGCCAGGGCGCGCTGCTGTTCAAGAAGCTGGCCGAGGAGCGCCTGCCCGGCCGGGTCAAGGTGGAGGTCTATCCGAACTCCTCGCTGTTCGGTGATGGCAAGGAAATGGAAGCGCTGCTGCTCGGTGACGTGCAACTGCTGGCGCCTTCGCTGGCCAAGTTCGAGCACTACGCCAAGCCGATTCAGATCTATGACCTGCCGTTCCTGTTCGACAACATGGAGGCGGTCGACCGCTTTCAGGCCAGCGAGCAGGGCAAGGCACTGCTGACCAGCATGGAAGGCAAGGGCATCACCGGCCTGGCCTATTGGCACAACGGCTTGAAGCAATTGTCGTCCAACAAGGCGATGCACGAGCCCAAGGATGCTCGTGGCCTGAAATTCCGCGTACAGGCTTCCGCGGTGCTCGACGAGCAGTTCAAGGTGCTGCGTGCCGCGCCACGCAAGATGAGCTTCGCCGAGGTCTATCAGGGCCTGCAGACCGGGGTGGTCAACGGTACCGAGAACACCTGGTCGAACTACTTCAGCCAGAAGGTGCATGAGGTGCAGCCGTTCTTCACCGAATCCAACCATGGCCTGATCGATTACATGGTGATCACCAATACCAAGTTCTGGAACAGCCTGCCGGAGGATGTACGCAGCGAGCTGGACACGATCATGGTCGAGGTGACTGCCGAGGTTAACCGGCAGGCCGACGAGCTCAACAAGGAAGCTCGTGCCGCCATCGTCAAGGCGGGCACCAGCGAGATCATCCAACTGACCCCAGAGCAACGCGAACAGTGGCGCGAAGCCATGCGCCCGGTATGGAAGAAATTCGAAAGCGATATCGGTGCCGACCTGATCAAGGCTGCCGAGGCGTCCAACCAGGCGCAGTGA
- a CDS encoding nitroreductase yields MNVSQALRERRSTRAFLDRPVATELLRGLLEQAARAPSSGNLQPWRIHVLQGEALERFRQHIALRLQDDPQPDPADYPVYPQPLQEPYRTSRFEVGEQMYALLGIGREDKAARLAWFARNFRFFEAPCALFFSVDRCMGPGQWADLGMYQQSLMLLLEEHGLDSCPQACWARYHLSVERFLQIPAEHMLHCAIAVGYGDPDAPVNRLVSERLPLEAFCTFVE; encoded by the coding sequence ATGAACGTCAGCCAGGCACTACGTGAGCGGCGCAGCACACGGGCCTTTCTGGATCGCCCGGTGGCGACTGAACTGCTGCGCGGATTGCTCGAGCAGGCAGCCCGCGCGCCTTCCAGCGGCAACCTGCAGCCCTGGCGCATCCATGTGCTGCAGGGCGAGGCGCTGGAGCGTTTCCGCCAGCACATCGCCTTGCGGCTGCAGGACGATCCGCAGCCCGATCCTGCGGATTACCCTGTGTACCCGCAGCCGCTGCAGGAGCCCTATCGCACCTCACGGTTCGAAGTAGGCGAGCAGATGTACGCGCTGCTCGGCATTGGCCGTGAAGACAAGGCTGCGCGCCTGGCCTGGTTCGCCCGTAACTTCCGCTTTTTCGAGGCGCCCTGTGCGCTGTTCTTTTCCGTCGACCGCTGCATGGGGCCGGGGCAGTGGGCCGATCTGGGCATGTATCAGCAGAGCCTGATGTTGTTGCTCGAGGAGCACGGCCTGGACAGCTGCCCGCAGGCTTGCTGGGCGCGATACCACCTGAGCGTCGAGCGTTTCCTGCAGATACCCGCCGAGCACATGCTGCACTGCGCCATCGCCGTGGGCTATGGCGACCCCGACGCGCCGGTCAATCGACTGGTCAGCGAACGCTTGCCCCTGGAGGCGTTCTGCACCTTCGTGGAATGA
- a CDS encoding MarR family winged helix-turn-helix transcriptional regulator, whose translation MPHFDRERFSLQHSPGHLIALINQLKDRMLERHLVDHGVTAAQFKVVLLISQSRASTPADLVRLLSLDSGAMTRMLDRLEQKGLLTRERSSEDRRQVRLTLTEAGNALGVRVPQIAADATNELTGCLSRTELDEFQRLLKKMLMAADALPHVPGE comes from the coding sequence ATGCCACATTTCGACCGCGAACGGTTCTCGCTGCAGCACTCACCCGGCCACCTCATTGCGCTGATCAATCAGCTCAAGGACCGCATGCTGGAACGCCATCTGGTGGATCACGGCGTGACTGCCGCGCAGTTCAAGGTGGTGCTGCTGATCAGCCAGAGCCGCGCCAGCACGCCCGCCGATCTGGTCCGTTTGCTCAGCCTCGACAGCGGGGCGATGACCCGCATGCTCGATCGCCTGGAGCAGAAGGGCCTGCTGACTCGCGAGCGCAGCTCGGAGGATCGCCGCCAGGTGCGCCTCACGCTCACCGAGGCGGGCAATGCCCTCGGCGTGCGCGTGCCGCAGATCGCCGCGGATGCCACCAATGAGCTGACCGGCTGCCTGAGCCGCACCGAACTCGACGAATTCCAACGCCTGTTGAAAAAAATGCTGATGGCCGCCGATGCGTTGCCGCACGTGCCAGGAGAATGA
- a CDS encoding efflux transporter outer membrane subunit, which produces MNTMPLRTPLTLIFSALLLAACASQEGLHTEGHTLDAASLQGQTFTANLSPAAWPASDWWNRLGDSQLSGLIEEALRSNPDLQVADARARQANAAVLAADAQRQPTLDANANVTRSRSARVDDPSGQGGRYGTLRSLSLEGGYRFDLWGGERAAWEAALGRARASEVDRQGARLTLAADVTRAYNDLGLAYATQDLAEQDLKRSRDMLDLARSRVDAGLDSEYQLQQTQSLEAAAEASLTAATQQVDSARIRLAVMLGQGPDRGATLPRPQLIAPTAVSLPANVPAELLGRRPDLVAARWRVEAATRDIDASKADFYPNLNLSVAAGSKSLLGDAMFGGASRFFSVGPALSLPIFDGGARRAALAGRNADYDVAVAQYNQTLVGALGDIGDGISRIRSLEQQIEQQQRARDIARSSYDIAMQRYADGIGNYLDALSVEQQLLQSERQLANLRAERIDASVLLMQALGGGFEAAAPSSTSAR; this is translated from the coding sequence ATGAACACCATGCCGTTGCGTACCCCACTGACCCTGATTTTCAGCGCTTTGCTGCTGGCCGCCTGTGCCTCGCAGGAGGGCCTGCACACCGAAGGTCATACCCTGGATGCCGCCAGCCTGCAGGGGCAGACCTTTACCGCCAACCTGTCTCCGGCTGCCTGGCCGGCGAGCGACTGGTGGAATCGCCTGGGTGATTCGCAGTTGAGCGGGCTGATCGAAGAAGCCCTGCGCAGCAACCCGGACCTGCAGGTAGCCGATGCCCGTGCCCGCCAGGCCAACGCTGCCGTACTGGCCGCCGATGCGCAGCGCCAGCCGACCCTGGACGCCAACGCCAACGTCACCCGATCTCGATCCGCCCGGGTCGATGACCCCAGCGGGCAGGGCGGCCGTTACGGCACTTTGCGCAGTCTGTCGCTGGAGGGTGGCTACCGCTTCGATCTGTGGGGTGGCGAGCGTGCCGCCTGGGAAGCAGCGCTGGGCCGTGCCCGTGCCAGTGAAGTGGATCGCCAGGGCGCGCGCCTGACCCTGGCCGCCGACGTCACCCGTGCCTACAACGACCTCGGCCTGGCCTACGCCACTCAGGATCTTGCCGAGCAGGACCTCAAACGCAGCCGCGACATGCTCGACCTGGCCCGCAGCCGGGTCGATGCCGGCCTCGACAGCGAATACCAGTTGCAACAGACCCAGAGCCTGGAAGCCGCCGCCGAAGCCAGCCTGACCGCCGCCACCCAGCAGGTGGACAGTGCGCGCATTCGCCTGGCCGTGATGCTCGGCCAGGGCCCGGATCGCGGCGCCACGCTGCCCCGTCCGCAGCTGATCGCCCCCACGGCGGTCAGCTTGCCGGCCAACGTGCCGGCCGAACTGCTCGGTCGTCGCCCTGATCTGGTCGCCGCGCGCTGGCGTGTCGAGGCCGCCACCCGCGACATCGATGCCAGCAAGGCCGATTTCTATCCCAACCTCAACCTGAGTGTTGCCGCTGGCAGCAAGTCGCTGCTCGGCGATGCCATGTTCGGTGGTGCCAGCCGCTTCTTCAGCGTTGGCCCGGCTCTCAGCCTGCCGATCTTCGACGGTGGCGCTCGGCGCGCCGCGCTGGCTGGGCGCAACGCCGATTACGACGTGGCCGTGGCGCAGTACAACCAGACCCTGGTTGGCGCGCTGGGCGATATCGGCGATGGCATCAGCCGCATTCGTTCCCTCGAACAGCAGATCGAGCAGCAGCAACGGGCCCGTGACATCGCCCGCAGTTCCTACGACATCGCCATGCAGCGCTATGCCGATGGCATCGGCAATTACCTCGATGCGCTGAGCGTCGAGCAGCAACTGCTGCAGAGCGAACGTCAACTGGCCAATCTGCGTGCCGAGCGTATCGACGCGTCGGTGCTGCTGATGCAGGCCCTGGGTGGTGGCTTCGAGGCTGCCGCTCCGTCATCCACTTCCGCACGCTGA
- a CDS encoding efflux RND transporter periplasmic adaptor subunit: MTESQATPAAPNSGKRKRLLLGLGVIVVLCSVAIFAYHELYGRFYEETDDAYVGGNLVQITPQITGTVTRIAVDDGDYVEAGQPLVWLDPADTQVAQQSAEANLARTVRQVRGLYSNVDSYKAQVASRKIDVQRAKADYQRRVTLASKGAISREELAHAQDTLSSAQSALTSAQQQLDTNQALVDDTVIASHPDVKSAAAQLRQAFLNNARSTLVAPVSGYVARRSVQVGSRIQPGTALMAVVPLHEIWIDANFKETQLREMRIGQPVTVEADLYGDEVTYQGHVESLGVGTGSAFSLLPAQNASGNWIKIVQRLPVRIRLDEEALQSHPLRIGLSTAVTVDLHDQSGAQLSTQMPSEPRFSTAVYDAPLVEADALIERIIHANGPAQASTARG; encoded by the coding sequence ATGACCGAATCTCAAGCCACTCCCGCCGCCCCTAATTCGGGCAAGCGCAAACGCCTGCTGCTGGGCCTCGGCGTCATCGTCGTGCTGTGCAGCGTGGCGATCTTCGCCTACCACGAGCTGTACGGCCGTTTCTACGAAGAGACCGACGACGCCTACGTCGGCGGCAATCTGGTGCAGATCACCCCGCAGATCACCGGCACCGTCACGCGCATCGCCGTGGATGACGGTGACTATGTCGAAGCCGGTCAGCCGCTGGTGTGGCTGGACCCGGCCGATACCCAGGTGGCCCAGCAGAGCGCCGAGGCCAACCTGGCGCGTACGGTGCGCCAGGTGCGCGGGTTGTACAGCAACGTCGACAGCTACAAGGCCCAGGTGGCCTCGCGCAAGATCGACGTGCAGCGCGCCAAGGCCGACTATCAGCGACGCGTGACCCTGGCCAGCAAAGGCGCGATTTCCCGTGAGGAACTGGCCCACGCCCAGGACACCCTGAGCAGCGCGCAGAGTGCGCTGACCTCCGCCCAGCAGCAGTTGGACACCAACCAGGCGCTGGTCGATGACACCGTTATCGCTTCCCACCCGGACGTGAAAAGTGCCGCCGCACAATTGCGCCAGGCCTTTCTCAACAACGCCCGCAGCACCCTGGTGGCACCGGTCAGCGGTTACGTGGCACGCCGTTCGGTGCAGGTCGGCAGCCGCATTCAGCCCGGTACCGCGCTGATGGCCGTGGTGCCGCTGCATGAAATCTGGATCGACGCCAACTTCAAGGAAACCCAGCTGCGCGAGATGCGCATCGGCCAGCCGGTGACCGTCGAGGCCGATCTTTATGGCGATGAAGTGACCTATCAGGGCCACGTCGAGAGCCTCGGCGTAGGTACCGGCAGCGCCTTCTCCCTGCTGCCGGCGCAGAACGCCAGCGGCAACTGGATCAAGATCGTGCAGCGTCTGCCCGTGCGCATCCGCCTGGACGAAGAAGCGCTGCAGAGCCATCCGCTGCGCATCGGCCTGTCCACCGCGGTAACCGTGGACCTGCACGACCAGAGCGGTGCCCAGCTGTCCACCCAGATGCCGAGTGAGCCGCGCTTCAGTACCGCCGTCTACGACGCGCCGCTGGTCGAGGCCGATGCGCTGATCGAACGCATCATCCACGCCAATGGCCCGGCCCAGGCCTCAACGGCTCGGGGCTGA
- a CDS encoding DHA2 family efflux MFS transporter permease subunit, with the protein MSDANFRPASMLLATIGISLATFMQVLDTTIANVALPTISGNLGVSSEQGTWVITSFAVCNAIALPLTGWLARRFGEVKLFLAAVVLFVITSFLCGIARSMPELVVFRALQGLVAGPLYPMAQTLLLAIFPSAKRGMALALLAMVTVVAPIIGPIAGGWITDSYSWPWIFFINIPIGILATFVVWAQLRKRPETIVHQPIDYIGLALLVLGVGMLQVVLDKGNDLDWFESTFIQIGTAVSVVSLVALVIWELTDQHPIINLRLFMYRNFTFGTLALVLGYSGFFGINLLLPQWLQTQLGYTPIWAGLAAAPIGILPLFLSPLVGKYAHKFDLRLLAGGSFLVIGASCFMRASFNTEVDYRHIAEVQVFMGLGIALFFMPTTSILLSSLPPKDIADGSGLATFLRVLGGSFASSLTTWIWHRREIYHHAQLTEHVTPYDPATHQYLEQLGGASQSAYLQIDRVVESQAYMLSTVDYFTLMGWLFFGLILIIYLAKPPFSAKGAAESGGGH; encoded by the coding sequence ATGAGCGACGCCAACTTTCGCCCGGCCAGCATGCTGCTGGCCACCATCGGCATCTCCCTGGCGACCTTCATGCAGGTGCTCGACACCACCATCGCCAACGTCGCCTTGCCAACCATTTCCGGCAATCTGGGGGTCAGTTCGGAGCAGGGCACCTGGGTCATTACCTCGTTCGCCGTGTGCAACGCCATCGCCTTGCCGCTGACCGGCTGGCTGGCGCGGCGCTTTGGCGAGGTGAAGCTGTTCCTCGCCGCGGTGGTGCTGTTCGTGATCACCTCGTTTCTCTGCGGGATCGCCCGTTCGATGCCCGAACTGGTGGTGTTCCGCGCCCTGCAGGGGCTGGTCGCCGGCCCGCTGTATCCCATGGCGCAAACCCTGCTATTGGCGATCTTCCCCAGCGCCAAGCGGGGCATGGCCCTGGCGCTGCTGGCGATGGTCACGGTGGTCGCGCCGATCATCGGGCCGATTGCCGGCGGCTGGATCACCGACAGTTACAGCTGGCCGTGGATCTTCTTCATCAACATACCGATCGGCATTCTGGCCACCTTCGTGGTCTGGGCGCAGTTGCGCAAACGGCCGGAAACCATCGTCCACCAGCCCATCGACTACATTGGCCTGGCGTTGCTGGTGCTGGGGGTCGGCATGCTGCAGGTGGTGCTCGACAAGGGCAACGACCTGGACTGGTTCGAGTCGACCTTCATCCAGATCGGTACGGCCGTGTCGGTGGTCTCGCTGGTGGCGCTGGTGATCTGGGAACTGACCGATCAGCATCCGATCATCAACCTGCGCCTGTTCATGTACCGCAACTTCACCTTCGGTACCCTGGCGCTGGTGCTCGGTTACTCCGGGTTCTTCGGCATCAACCTGCTGCTGCCGCAGTGGCTGCAGACCCAGTTGGGTTACACGCCGATCTGGGCCGGGCTCGCGGCAGCGCCGATCGGCATCCTGCCGCTGTTCCTGTCGCCGCTGGTGGGCAAGTACGCGCACAAGTTCGACCTGCGCCTGCTGGCCGGCGGATCGTTCCTGGTGATTGGCGCGTCGTGCTTCATGCGGGCCTCGTTCAACACCGAGGTGGACTATCGGCATATCGCCGAGGTGCAGGTGTTCATGGGCCTGGGAATCGCGCTGTTCTTCATGCCCACCACCAGCATCCTGCTCTCCAGCCTGCCGCCGAAGGACATCGCCGACGGCTCCGGCCTGGCCACCTTCCTGCGCGTACTGGGCGGTAGCTTCGCGTCGTCGCTGACCACCTGGATCTGGCATCGCCGGGAGATCTATCACCACGCGCAACTGACCGAGCACGTCACGCCCTACGATCCGGCCACCCACCAGTATCTGGAGCAGCTAGGCGGCGCCTCGCAATCGGCCTACCTGCAGATCGACCGGGTGGTGGAGAGTCAGGCCTACATGCTCTCGACCGTGGATTACTTCACGCTGATGGGCTGGCTGTTCTTTGGCCTTATCCTGATCATCTACCTGGCCAAGCCGCCGTTCTCCGCCAAGGGCGCAGCGGAGTCGGGCGGGGGGCATTGA